A genomic region of Nostoc sp. UHCC 0702 contains the following coding sequences:
- a CDS encoding homogentisate phytyltransferase, whose translation MSHSQNTPLPRKPFQNLYAFWKFSRPHTIIGTSLSVLGLYLVAIALTSTEFSYIQLGSLFGTWISCLCGNVYIVGLNQLEDVEIDKINKPHLPIASGEFSRGQGQLIVIVAGILALVIAWLNGPFLFGMVALSLAIGTVYSLPPIRLKQFPFWAALCIFSVRGTIVNLGLFLHFSWVMQNNQAIPFTVWVLTLFILVFTFAIAIFKDIPDMEGDRLYNITTFTLQLGPQAVFNLALWVLTVCYLAMILIGALHLASVNSLFLVITHLVVLCWMWMRSLAVDLQDKTAIAQFYQFIWKLFFLEYLMFPIACLLV comes from the coding sequence ATGAGTCATTCTCAAAACACTCCTTTACCACGCAAACCCTTTCAAAATCTTTATGCTTTTTGGAAGTTCTCCCGCCCTCACACCATTATTGGCACAAGTCTGAGTGTATTAGGTTTATATTTAGTTGCCATTGCTCTTACCTCTACAGAATTTTCTTATATTCAATTGGGTTCACTTTTCGGTACATGGATTTCCTGTCTATGTGGCAACGTTTATATTGTCGGTTTAAATCAACTCGAAGATGTGGAAATTGACAAGATTAATAAACCTCATTTACCAATTGCATCAGGTGAATTTTCTAGAGGGCAAGGGCAATTAATTGTAATCGTTGCTGGTATTTTAGCACTAGTTATCGCATGGTTAAATGGGCCTTTTTTATTTGGTATGGTGGCTTTGAGTTTAGCCATTGGTACGGTTTATTCATTACCACCGATTCGTTTAAAACAGTTTCCATTTTGGGCAGCTTTATGTATTTTTTCAGTGCGTGGCACAATTGTGAATTTAGGGTTATTTTTGCACTTTAGTTGGGTTATGCAAAACAACCAAGCAATTCCTTTTACTGTTTGGGTGTTGACGTTGTTTATTTTGGTGTTTACCTTTGCGATCGCTATCTTTAAAGATATACCCGATATGGAAGGCGATCGCTTATACAATATCACCACTTTCACGCTCCAATTAGGGCCGCAAGCTGTGTTTAATCTGGCTCTTTGGGTATTAACTGTCTGCTACCTAGCAATGATTTTAATAGGTGCATTACATCTAGCTTCAGTTAATTCGCTATTTCTGGTCATTACTCATCTAGTGGTGCTGTGTTGGATGTGGATGCGGAGTTTAGCAGTGGATTTGCAAGATAAAACTGCGATCGCTCAATTCTACCAATTTATTTGGAAACTATTTTTTCTAGAATATCTCATGTTCCCTATTGCCTGTCTTTTGGTTTAA
- a CDS encoding tetratricopeptide repeat protein: MLETFQATDLVAIAIVISSIILLGYFGWKTLITSDFYQKGIELYQQKDYQGAEAAFRKVIAINSTNDVVRLLLGDVLNQQDKVEEAKELFTEVIQRSPKNADAYLRMANILMQQNQKEEAKTNLQKAQELLQKQRQPEQAKKIAQLLEQINARSN; this comes from the coding sequence ATGTTAGAAACATTTCAAGCAACTGATCTTGTTGCGATCGCTATAGTCATTTCAAGTATCATCCTGCTTGGTTATTTCGGTTGGAAAACCTTAATTACCTCAGATTTTTATCAAAAAGGAATTGAACTTTATCAGCAAAAAGACTATCAAGGTGCAGAAGCAGCGTTTCGCAAAGTTATTGCTATCAATTCTACAAATGATGTCGTTCGCTTGTTATTAGGAGATGTTTTAAATCAACAAGACAAAGTAGAAGAAGCAAAGGAATTATTCACTGAAGTAATTCAACGCAGCCCTAAAAATGCTGATGCTTATTTGCGTATGGCGAATATTTTAATGCAGCAAAACCAAAAAGAAGAAGCTAAAACTAATCTACAAAAAGCTCAAGAATTATTGCAAAAACAACGACAACCAGAGCAAGCAAAAAAGATTGCTCAACTTTTAGAGCAAATAAACGCAAGGTCAAACTGA
- the cobA gene encoding uroporphyrinogen-III C-methyltransferase produces MTEARGKVYLVGAGPGDVAYLTVKAYNLLGQAQVLVYDALVDEQLLNCVPPDCLKLDVGKRGGKPSTPQAEINNLLVKYCQQGKQIVRLKSGDPFIFGRCTSEIEALKASNCEFEVVPGISSALAAPLLAGIPLTDPVLSRCFAVFTAHEVEALDWEALSRLETLVILMGGQNLPEILHQLVRYGRSRLTPIAIIRWAGTANQQVWTGELDNILEQTAGLSLSPVVIVIGEVVRLSNYLQPEKI; encoded by the coding sequence ATAACTGAAGCAAGGGGCAAAGTTTACCTCGTAGGTGCTGGCCCAGGAGATGTGGCATACCTGACGGTAAAAGCTTATAATTTGTTGGGTCAAGCTCAGGTTTTAGTTTATGATGCTTTAGTAGATGAGCAATTGTTAAATTGTGTACCACCTGATTGTTTGAAATTAGATGTAGGCAAACGTGGTGGTAAACCGAGTACGCCACAAGCAGAGATTAATAATTTACTTGTGAAGTATTGCCAGCAAGGTAAACAAATCGTCAGGCTGAAATCAGGCGATCCGTTTATTTTTGGGCGTTGTACTTCTGAAATTGAAGCTTTGAAAGCATCAAATTGTGAATTTGAAGTAGTACCTGGAATTTCCTCAGCCCTAGCAGCGCCTTTGCTTGCAGGAATTCCGTTAACAGATCCCGTACTAAGTCGTTGTTTTGCAGTGTTTACCGCCCATGAAGTAGAAGCTTTAGACTGGGAGGCGTTGTCAAGGTTAGAGACACTAGTAATATTGATGGGTGGGCAAAATCTGCCAGAAATTTTACATCAGTTGGTGCGGTATGGCCGATCGCGTTTAACACCCATTGCCATTATCCGCTGGGCTGGAACCGCCAATCAACAAGTTTGGACAGGTGAATTAGACAATATTCTCGAACAAACTGCTGGCTTATCTCTCTCCCCGGTGGTAATTGTGATTGGCGAAGTTGTCAGGTTATCCAATTACTTACAACCTGAGAAAATATAA
- a CDS encoding uroporphyrinogen-III synthase: protein MSTNFPSSPSSPHLPLTSKTILVTRSVGQSSLFSDRLTACGATVIEMPTLEIAPPSSWQALDHAIANLSDFDWLILTSTNGVDYFLERLQIQGKNTSALADVKIAVVGDKTAQSLKQHDIQPDFIPPNFVADSLVENLTAELSGKKILFPRVESGGREILVKELTAKGAEVIEVAAYQSCCPTSIPSSAKLALQNRTVDVITFASSKTVQFFYQLASSIFVNNVDGNQFSVVANKLAGVCIASIGPQTSKTCQSLFGRVDVEAEEYTLDGLTQALIKWAINS, encoded by the coding sequence ATGTCAACCAACTTCCCCTCATCCCCCTCATCTCCCCACCTCCCCCTCACCAGTAAAACAATCTTGGTGACACGTTCAGTTGGGCAATCTAGTCTATTTAGCGATCGCCTGACTGCTTGTGGTGCTACAGTTATCGAAATGCCTACTTTAGAAATTGCCCCACCTTCGAGTTGGCAAGCTTTGGATCATGCGATCGCTAATTTATCTGACTTTGACTGGTTAATTCTCACTTCTACTAATGGCGTAGACTATTTTTTGGAAAGATTGCAGATTCAAGGTAAAAATACCTCTGCTTTGGCTGATGTGAAAATTGCCGTTGTTGGTGATAAAACAGCCCAAAGTCTCAAACAACATGATATCCAACCAGATTTTATTCCCCCCAACTTTGTCGCTGATTCTTTAGTGGAAAACTTAACAGCAGAACTATCAGGGAAAAAAATTTTATTTCCCAGAGTCGAAAGCGGTGGACGAGAGATTTTAGTTAAGGAATTAACTGCAAAAGGTGCAGAAGTAATTGAAGTTGCAGCATATCAATCTTGTTGTCCAACTAGTATCCCATCATCAGCAAAGTTAGCTCTGCAAAATCGTACAGTAGATGTAATTACTTTTGCTAGTTCTAAAACTGTGCAATTTTTCTATCAACTCGCAAGCAGTATATTTGTTAATAATGTTGATGGCAATCAATTTTCTGTGGTGGCAAATAAATTAGCAGGAGTTTGTATTGCTTCTATTGGCCCCCAAACATCGAAAACCTGTCAGTCTTTATTCGGGCGCGTAGATGTAGAAGCTGAAGAATATACTTTAGATGGGTTAACTCAAGCACTGATAAAATGGGCAATAAATTCGTAA
- a CDS encoding dephospho-CoA kinase, with the protein MTKRIIGLTGGIATGKTTVANYLASAYNLPILDADIYARDAVSVGSPILSAIAQRYGEQILLPDGSLNRQKLGEVIFQHPDERNWIEGLIHPYVGDRFVDAIAQSSSPTLVLVVPLLFEAQMTNLVTEVWVVYCSESQQLQRLIQRNHLTTEQAQARINSQLSIEEKVSRADIVLDNTSTLETLLKQVDLALKIG; encoded by the coding sequence ATGACTAAACGTATTATTGGTTTAACTGGAGGTATTGCCACAGGCAAAACTACCGTCGCCAATTATTTGGCTAGCGCTTACAATTTGCCGATTTTGGATGCAGATATCTATGCTAGAGATGCAGTAAGTGTAGGTTCGCCCATTCTTAGCGCGATCGCTCAACGTTATGGTGAACAAATTTTACTACCAGATGGCAGCCTCAACCGCCAAAAGCTAGGCGAAGTTATCTTTCAGCATCCAGATGAACGCAACTGGATAGAAGGCTTGATTCATCCTTATGTAGGCGATCGCTTTGTTGATGCGATCGCCCAATCCTCATCGCCAACACTGGTGTTAGTTGTTCCTCTGCTGTTTGAAGCCCAGATGACCAATTTAGTTACAGAAGTCTGGGTTGTGTATTGTTCTGAATCACAACAACTGCAAAGATTGATACAGCGCAATCATTTAACTACAGAACAAGCACAAGCCCGCATCAACAGCCAATTATCCATTGAAGAAAAAGTATCTCGTGCAGATATTGTGTTAGATAACACTTCTACCTTGGAAACACTGCTAAAACAGGTAGACCTTGCCCTAAAAATAGGATAA
- a CDS encoding TldD/PmbA family protein, protein MPSTIADAQNLLSDLIARYSSGVDYLMIRLEEAEGTDILLRGDKVETLSEGISIGGHIRACHKGGWGLSSFNQLGTIQDRIEEAIAAARMVGDEETLLAPIDPVQAVCQLPLTGTDPRKVPLKQKKELCDRYTELLKSVDRRITTTSVRYGDSTQTVILATSEGTFIKQSWVDMEMRFSATAKTGEIIQTGRETTGSRKAYEDLTNLDEQVKSSAQRAVAALSLPSVKGSTYTVVIDPILTGLFVHEAFGHLSEADMAYENPDLLEVMTIGRRFGPEELQIFDGAAPQGHRGSYFYDDEGTPATTTQLIKDGILVGRLHSRETAGKLEESPTGNARCLNYHFTPIVRMTNTWIERGQTPVADLFTDIKEGVYARNWLGGMTNGEMFTFSAGEAWMIRNGKIAEPVRDVTLSGNVFQTLADIEAIGDDFYWDESGGCGKGGQNGLPVGCGGPSLRIRDVVVGGEI, encoded by the coding sequence ATGCCGAGTACAATTGCTGACGCACAAAATTTACTTTCTGACCTCATCGCCCGCTACTCATCCGGTGTAGATTATTTGATGATTCGCCTCGAAGAAGCAGAAGGAACTGATATCTTGTTGCGTGGCGACAAGGTAGAAACCCTCAGCGAAGGTATTTCTATTGGGGGACATATTCGGGCTTGTCATAAAGGTGGCTGGGGGTTAAGCAGCTTTAACCAACTGGGGACGATTCAAGACCGCATTGAAGAAGCGATCGCAGCTGCACGCATGGTTGGTGATGAAGAAACTTTACTCGCTCCCATTGACCCAGTGCAAGCAGTATGCCAACTACCTCTCACAGGTACTGACCCCCGGAAAGTTCCCCTGAAGCAGAAAAAAGAATTGTGCGATCGCTATACTGAACTACTAAAATCTGTAGATCGCCGCATCACCACTACTTCAGTGCGTTATGGTGACAGCACCCAAACAGTTATCCTCGCTACCTCAGAAGGCACTTTCATCAAGCAATCTTGGGTAGATATGGAAATGCGCTTTTCAGCCACCGCCAAAACCGGCGAAATCATCCAAACTGGACGAGAAACTACTGGTTCTCGTAAAGCCTACGAAGACTTAACTAATTTGGATGAACAAGTTAAAAGTTCCGCCCAAAGGGCTGTTGCAGCTTTATCTCTGCCATCGGTGAAAGGTAGTACTTACACCGTCGTGATTGACCCCATCCTCACAGGTTTGTTTGTCCACGAAGCCTTTGGACATCTTTCGGAAGCAGATATGGCTTACGAAAATCCTGATTTGCTGGAAGTCATGACCATCGGACGGCGATTTGGCCCAGAAGAACTACAAATTTTTGATGGCGCCGCCCCCCAAGGACATCGCGGTAGTTATTTTTATGATGATGAAGGTACACCCGCCACCACTACCCAACTGATTAAAGATGGTATTTTGGTGGGACGTTTGCATTCTCGTGAAACCGCCGGCAAGTTGGAGGAATCACCCACAGGCAACGCCCGCTGTCTCAATTATCACTTCACGCCCATTGTGCGGATGACAAACACCTGGATTGAACGAGGTCAAACCCCAGTTGCAGATTTATTTACTGATATCAAAGAAGGAGTATATGCCCGTAATTGGCTGGGTGGCATGACTAATGGAGAAATGTTTACCTTTAGTGCTGGGGAAGCTTGGATGATTAGAAACGGCAAAATCGCCGAACCAGTGCGGGATGTCACACTTTCAGGGAACGTTTTCCAAACCCTGGCCGATATTGAAGCAATTGGTGATGATTTTTATTGGGATGAATCTGGCGGTTGTGGAAAAGGTGGACAAAACGGTTTACCTGTGGGTTGTGGTGGCCCCAGTCTGCGAATTCGAGATGTAGTTGTGGGAGGGGAAATCTAA
- a CDS encoding acetolactate synthase large subunit: MNTAELLVQCLENEGVQYVFGLPGEENLHVLEALKHSSIKFITTRHEQGAAFMADVYGRLTGKAGVCLSTLGPGATNLMTGVADANLDGAPLVAITGQVGTDRMHIESHQYLDLVAMFAPVTKWNKQIVRPSITPEVVRKAFKRSQSEKPGAVHIDLPENIAAMPVEGKPLRKDEIEKTYASFASIRAAAAVISQAVNPIILVGNGAIRAQASDAVTQFATQMNIPVANTFMGKGVIPYTHHLALWSVGLQQRDFITCGFDNTDLVIAIGYDLIEFSPKKWNPDGKIPIVHIGLNPAEIDSSYIPHAEVVGDISDSLYEILKLADRQGKPNPFAISLRANIRDDYEQYAHDEGYPIKPQKLIYDLRQVMGPDDVVISDVGAHKMWMARHYHCYSPNTCIISNGFAAMGIAIPGGLAAKLVYPNRKVVAVTGDGGFMMNSQELETALRVGTPFVTLIFNDGGYGLIEWKQENHFGIGNSSFVHFTNPDFVKLAESMGLKGYRVESTLDLIPILKEALAQDVPAVIDCPVDYRENRLFTQKAGELSCAV, from the coding sequence ATGAATACAGCTGAATTGTTGGTGCAGTGCCTAGAAAATGAAGGAGTGCAATACGTTTTTGGACTCCCTGGTGAAGAAAATCTGCACGTTTTAGAAGCACTTAAACATTCTTCCATAAAATTTATTACCACTCGTCATGAACAAGGTGCAGCATTCATGGCGGATGTCTACGGACGCTTGACAGGCAAAGCCGGAGTCTGTCTTTCTACTCTTGGGCCTGGCGCAACAAACTTGATGACTGGGGTGGCAGATGCTAACCTCGATGGTGCGCCTTTAGTGGCTATCACTGGTCAAGTGGGTACAGATAGAATGCACATTGAATCCCATCAATATTTAGATTTGGTGGCAATGTTTGCACCTGTGACTAAGTGGAATAAGCAAATTGTGCGACCGAGTATTACACCAGAAGTTGTGCGGAAAGCATTCAAGCGATCGCAAAGTGAAAAACCTGGTGCAGTTCACATCGATTTACCAGAAAATATTGCTGCTATGCCTGTAGAAGGCAAACCTTTGCGTAAAGATGAAATTGAAAAAACCTATGCATCTTTTGCTAGCATTCGGGCAGCAGCAGCGGTAATTTCTCAGGCAGTTAACCCAATTATCTTAGTAGGAAACGGTGCAATTCGCGCTCAAGCAAGTGATGCTGTGACGCAATTCGCCACCCAGATGAATATTCCTGTTGCCAATACATTCATGGGTAAAGGTGTGATTCCCTACACTCATCACTTAGCTTTGTGGTCAGTGGGATTACAGCAAAGAGATTTCATTACCTGCGGCTTTGACAACACAGATTTAGTCATTGCGATCGGCTATGATTTAATCGAATTTTCTCCGAAAAAATGGAACCCTGATGGCAAAATTCCCATTGTACATATTGGGTTAAATCCAGCGGAGATTGATAGTAGTTATATTCCCCATGCCGAAGTCGTGGGAGATATTTCTGATTCTCTCTATGAAATATTAAAACTGGCAGACCGTCAGGGTAAACCTAATCCTTTTGCCATTAGTTTACGGGCAAATATTCGTGATGATTACGAACAATATGCCCATGATGAAGGTTATCCCATCAAGCCACAAAAATTAATTTATGACTTGCGGCAGGTAATGGGCCCCGATGATGTTGTCATCTCTGATGTTGGCGCACATAAAATGTGGATGGCCCGTCATTATCATTGCTATAGCCCTAATACTTGTATTATTTCTAATGGCTTTGCAGCGATGGGTATTGCTATTCCTGGTGGTTTAGCAGCAAAACTAGTTTATCCTAACCGCAAAGTTGTAGCGGTGACAGGTGATGGCGGTTTTATGATGAATTCTCAGGAATTAGAAACAGCCTTGCGTGTTGGTACTCCGTTTGTCACCTTAATTTTTAATGATGGAGGCTATGGATTAATTGAGTGGAAACAAGAAAATCATTTTGGCATAGGAAATTCATCATTTGTGCATTTTACCAATCCAGATTTTGTCAAATTAGCTGAAAGTATGGGTTTAAAAGGTTATCGAGTTGAATCTACTCTTGACTTGATACCCATACTTAAAGAAGCCCTTGCTCAAGATGTGCCTGCTGTGATTGATTGTCCTGTAGACTATCGAGAAAACCGCCTCTTTACCCAAAAAGCTGGCGAGTTGAGTTGTGCTGTGTAA
- a CDS encoding NAD-dependent succinate-semialdehyde dehydrogenase — protein sequence MAIATINPATGETLKTFEPLKDAEIAAKLDLAGEAFEQYRQTSFAQRSHWLQTAADILEQEKADFAKLMTLEMGKPLKAAVSEVEKCATVCRFYAEQAANFLADVTVNTDASNSFVRYQPIGVVLAVMPWNFPFWQVFRFAAPALMAGNVGLLKHASNVPQCALAIEDIIQRAGFPKGVFQTLLIGAAKVADIMADDRVKAATLTGSEPAGASLAAAAGKQIKKTVLELGGSDPFIVLASADLETAVVTATTARMLNTGQSCIAAKRFIVAEAIADKFEKLLLEKFETLKVGDPMELDTDLGPLATPDILQDLDQQVQTALKSGGKVLTGGHPLSNRPGNFYPPTIIIDIPIDAPIAQEEFFGPVALLFRVPDIDAAIKLANATPFGLGASAWTTNDQERDRLVEEIEAGAVFINGLVKSDPRLPFGGIKRSGYGRELSIQGIHEFVNVKTVWVK from the coding sequence ATGGCTATCGCCACCATTAATCCCGCCACTGGGGAAACGCTCAAAACTTTTGAGCCGCTCAAAGATGCAGAAATTGCCGCTAAACTGGATTTAGCAGGTGAGGCTTTTGAGCAGTACCGTCAGACTAGTTTTGCACAGCGATCGCACTGGCTACAAACAGCTGCGGATATCTTAGAACAAGAAAAAGCAGACTTTGCTAAATTAATGACTCTGGAAATGGGTAAGCCTTTGAAGGCAGCAGTCTCAGAAGTCGAAAAATGTGCCACTGTCTGTCGTTTCTACGCTGAACAAGCAGCTAATTTTCTGGCTGATGTGACTGTAAATACCGATGCTAGCAATAGTTTTGTTCGCTACCAACCAATAGGTGTGGTTCTCGCGGTGATGCCGTGGAATTTCCCTTTTTGGCAAGTGTTCCGCTTTGCTGCACCGGCACTGATGGCGGGCAATGTCGGCTTACTCAAACATGCTTCTAATGTACCGCAGTGTGCTTTAGCAATTGAAGATATTATTCAACGGGCAGGTTTTCCCAAAGGTGTGTTTCAAACACTGTTAATAGGTGCTGCTAAAGTTGCTGACATCATGGCTGATGATCGGGTAAAAGCTGCTACCTTAACAGGAAGCGAACCAGCAGGTGCATCCCTCGCCGCCGCCGCCGGCAAACAAATTAAAAAAACTGTTTTGGAATTGGGAGGAAGCGATCCATTTATCGTGTTAGCAAGTGCTGATTTAGAGACAGCAGTTGTTACAGCGACTACAGCACGGATGTTGAATACCGGGCAATCTTGTATTGCAGCCAAACGTTTTATTGTAGCAGAGGCGATCGCAGACAAGTTTGAAAAGCTGCTACTAGAAAAATTCGAGACGCTAAAAGTTGGCGATCCAATGGAATTAGACACCGACTTAGGCCCCTTAGCAACCCCTGATATTCTGCAAGATTTAGACCAGCAAGTGCAAACCGCCCTGAAAAGCGGTGGAAAAGTCCTCACGGGTGGACATCCGTTATCAAATCGTCCTGGAAACTTTTATCCGCCGACCATTATCATAGATATTCCCATTGACGCACCAATTGCCCAAGAAGAATTCTTTGGCCCGGTGGCTTTATTATTCCGTGTACCTGATATCGATGCTGCTATTAAACTCGCTAATGCTACACCCTTTGGCTTAGGTGCAAGTGCTTGGACAACAAACGATCAAGAACGCGATCGCCTGGTTGAGGAAATCGAAGCCGGTGCAGTATTTATCAACGGTTTAGTCAAATCAGACCCCCGCCTACCCTTTGGTGGCATTAAGCGTTCTGGCTATGGCAGAGAATTGAGTATTCAGGGTATACATGAATTCGTCAATGTTAAGACTGTGTGGGTGAAGTGA
- a CDS encoding FHA domain-containing protein, translating into MTELTLRLQQGNTETSVTVNQDKFIIGRLPECDLYLPYGGISRQHAQLVKMADGMWIIEDLGSKNGTQVNQTIVTTSQQLYHGDIIWLGNVNLVVLFANSATDAINDYTIISEATEQKTIFRNVEQLQQQWIEADSKDGETSNKDKTIARLKDLVDIAKNLCAAASIEEIFFQVQQVAFRYLNSIDRLALLIDVSGNSHLELVSAASRNIYEQQYLATNGNWISRSICQNVFEAKLAIQTADTHKDERFAGEHSILVKGIRSAMAVPLWNENKVVGVLYADGHISSYHWENDGEEELSFFSALANLVASSVQRWLLAEKLKTEEVIRHRLERYHSPSVVQQLIAVGGFPDGRLAPTESEISILFADLVGFTAISERLTPTAIAQLLNNLFEEMLQEVFACGGTLDKYIGDCIMAFFGAPELQADHADRATIAAKGMLTRMKHLNANNFWQEPLQLRIAINSGKAVVGDVGSSQRVDYTALGATINLAARMEAVCPPGECVISEVTHRMLSQSEDFYEMGDYRFKGIDRLVKVYQTKLY; encoded by the coding sequence ATGACTGAACTTACGTTACGCCTTCAACAGGGAAATACCGAAACATCGGTGACTGTGAATCAAGATAAATTCATCATTGGTCGTTTGCCAGAATGTGACTTGTATCTACCCTATGGAGGCATTTCCCGTCAACATGCCCAGTTGGTGAAAATGGCTGATGGGATGTGGATAATTGAGGATTTAGGCAGTAAAAACGGGACGCAAGTGAATCAAACTATTGTCACCACCAGCCAACAGTTATATCACGGCGATATTATTTGGTTGGGGAATGTCAACTTGGTAGTGTTGTTCGCTAATTCTGCTACAGACGCAATAAATGATTATACTATTATTTCCGAAGCCACCGAGCAAAAAACGATTTTTCGCAACGTCGAACAACTCCAACAGCAATGGATAGAAGCTGATAGCAAAGATGGTGAAACCAGCAACAAAGACAAAACCATTGCCCGTCTCAAAGACTTAGTAGATATAGCTAAAAATCTTTGTGCAGCAGCATCTATCGAAGAGATTTTCTTTCAAGTGCAACAAGTTGCGTTTCGTTATCTCAACAGTATTGACCGCTTAGCATTATTAATTGATGTGAGTGGCAACAGTCACTTAGAATTAGTCAGCGCTGCTAGTAGAAACATTTACGAACAGCAATATCTAGCAACCAATGGAAATTGGATTAGTCGTAGTATCTGCCAAAATGTATTTGAGGCAAAACTCGCTATTCAAACCGCTGATACTCATAAAGATGAACGGTTTGCTGGAGAACACAGTATTTTGGTCAAAGGCATTCGCAGCGCTATGGCAGTGCCTTTATGGAATGAGAATAAAGTTGTGGGTGTTCTCTACGCCGATGGTCATATTTCTTCTTACCATTGGGAAAATGACGGTGAGGAAGAACTCAGCTTTTTTTCGGCTTTAGCAAACCTTGTGGCTTCTAGTGTACAACGTTGGCTGTTGGCAGAGAAACTTAAAACTGAAGAAGTCATTCGTCACCGACTAGAACGTTATCATTCTCCATCTGTTGTACAGCAATTAATAGCTGTAGGTGGGTTCCCAGATGGCCGTTTAGCCCCCACAGAAAGCGAAATCAGCATTTTGTTCGCTGATTTGGTTGGCTTTACAGCGATTTCTGAAAGGTTAACACCAACCGCGATCGCTCAATTATTGAATAATTTATTTGAAGAGATGTTGCAAGAAGTGTTTGCCTGTGGCGGCACTTTGGATAAGTATATTGGCGATTGTATTATGGCATTTTTTGGCGCTCCAGAACTGCAAGCAGATCATGCCGATCGCGCCACCATCGCTGCCAAAGGTATGCTGACTCGTATGAAACATCTCAATGCCAATAACTTTTGGCAGGAACCCTTACAATTACGCATTGCGATTAATAGTGGTAAAGCCGTCGTCGGAGATGTCGGTAGTTCTCAAAGAGTAGACTATACAGCATTAGGAGCTACGATTAATCTCGCCGCCCGCATGGAAGCAGTTTGTCCTCCGGGCGAATGCGTCATTAGTGAAGTCACCCATAGAATGCTTTCGCAATCTGAAGATTTTTACGAAATGGGTGATTATCGTTTCAAAGGTATTGATCGATTAGTAAAAGTTTATCAAACAAAATTGTATTAA